One Deltaproteobacteria bacterium CG2_30_66_27 DNA window includes the following coding sequences:
- a CDS encoding glutamine--tRNA ligase — protein sequence MTDPTPRPQGSEPREPVDFLREIVRRDTDSGVYGGRVATRFPPEPNGFLHIGHAKSICINFGIAAEFGGVCHLRFDDTNPETEDMKYVDSIRRDVRWLGFDWKEKLFFASDYYERLYDLAVRLVRDGKAYVDSQSDEAIRRGRGTITEPGVDSPYRNRTVEENLDLFARMKEGEFPDGAHVLRARIDMAARNMKLRDPLLYRIRHATHYRRGDAWRLYPMYDFAHPLSDAIEGVTHSICTLEFENNRPVYDWLVDNLFPEPRPRQYEFARLNLDYTVMSKRKLLQLVEEKLVSGWDDPRLPTIAGMRRRGYAPEGIRLFAARIGVDKSNSRVSMELLEDAIRDDLNARAPRAMAVLRPLKATITNWPDGRVEELEVPSWPRDTGKEGSRTVPLSRDIFIEGADFSVDPPADWRRLRPGGETRLMGGYFIRCDEVVRDPATGEVAELRCSYDPESLGAPAKGPRKKTTAIQWVSASHAVPAEVRVYDRLFTVADPGNVEEGRSFKEFLNPSSVEVLRCALVEPALASAAPGDRFQFVRHGYFIADEVDSKPGAPVFNRTVGLKDKYRPSTSAG from the coding sequence ATGACCGACCCGACCCCTCGTCCGCAAGGATCCGAACCGCGGGAACCGGTCGATTTCCTCCGGGAGATCGTCCGACGCGACACCGATTCCGGCGTCTACGGCGGCAGGGTGGCGACCCGCTTCCCCCCCGAGCCGAACGGCTTCCTGCACATCGGCCACGCGAAATCGATCTGCATCAACTTCGGCATCGCCGCGGAGTTCGGCGGCGTCTGCCACCTGCGGTTCGACGACACGAACCCCGAGACCGAGGACATGAAGTACGTCGACTCGATCCGGCGCGACGTGCGTTGGCTCGGGTTCGACTGGAAAGAGAAGCTCTTCTTCGCCTCGGATTATTACGAACGGCTCTATGACCTGGCGGTGCGCCTGGTCCGGGACGGGAAGGCGTACGTGGACAGCCAGAGCGACGAGGCGATCCGGAGGGGGCGCGGCACGATCACGGAACCGGGCGTCGACAGCCCGTACCGGAACCGCACGGTGGAGGAGAACCTAGACCTCTTCGCACGGATGAAGGAGGGGGAGTTCCCCGACGGCGCCCACGTCCTGCGCGCGAGGATCGATATGGCGGCGCGGAACATGAAATTGCGCGACCCGCTGCTCTACCGCATCCGCCACGCGACGCACTACCGCCGGGGCGACGCCTGGCGCCTCTACCCGATGTACGACTTCGCCCACCCGCTCTCCGACGCGATCGAAGGGGTGACGCACTCCATCTGCACGCTCGAGTTCGAGAACAACCGGCCGGTCTACGACTGGCTGGTCGATAACCTCTTCCCGGAGCCCCGTCCCCGCCAGTACGAGTTCGCGCGCCTGAACCTCGACTACACGGTGATGAGCAAGCGCAAGCTTCTCCAGCTGGTGGAGGAAAAACTCGTCTCCGGCTGGGACGATCCCCGCCTGCCGACGATCGCCGGGATGCGCCGCCGCGGCTACGCGCCCGAGGGGATCCGCCTCTTCGCCGCGCGCATCGGCGTGGACAAGTCGAACAGCCGCGTCAGCATGGAGCTGCTCGAGGACGCGATCCGGGACGATCTGAACGCCCGCGCCCCCCGCGCGATGGCGGTCCTGCGCCCCCTAAAGGCGACGATCACGAACTGGCCGGACGGCCGCGTCGAGGAACTGGAGGTCCCGTCGTGGCCACGGGACACGGGGAAGGAGGGGAGCCGCACGGTCCCCCTGTCGCGCGACATCTTCATCGAGGGGGCCGACTTCTCCGTCGATCCGCCCGCCGACTGGCGGCGCCTGCGCCCGGGCGGCGAAACCCGTCTTATGGGCGGCTACTTCATCCGCTGCGACGAGGTCGTCCGCGACCCGGCCACCGGCGAGGTGGCGGAACTGCGCTGCTCGTACGATCCGGAGTCGCTCGGCGCGCCGGCCAAGGGGCCCCGGAAGAAGACGACCGCGATCCAGTGGGTGTCCGCCTCGCACGCGGTCCCGGCCGAGGTCCGCGTCTACGACCGCCTGTTCACCGTCGCCGATCCCGGGAACGTGGAGGAGGGAAGGTCGTTCAAGGAGTTCCTGAACCCGTCCTCCGTCGAGGTGTTGCGGTGTGCCCTCGTCGAGCCCGCCCTCGCCTCCGCCGCGCCCGGGGACCGCTTCCAGTTCGTCCGCCACGGCTACTTCATCGCCGACGAGGTCGACTCGAAACCCGGCGCCCCCGTTTTCAACCGCACCGTCGGCCTGAAGGACAAGTACCGCCCATCCACGTCGGCCGGGTGA
- a CDS encoding VPLPA-CTERM-specific exosortase XrtD, which produces MPADRVLMSGWLNIPVYGVLLGLLYHQALVYLVGMWRKEDFNYGYVIVPIVLYLLWEKRAELKRSPSVPSWRGLIPIGVGIFLYELGELGGEFTTLFLSLWLMVVGLCWLHLGWGKLKVIAFPVAYLLVMFPPPNLIYGNLSLRLQLISSQVGVAMIRLFGITAYREGNVIDLGFTQLQVVEACSGLRYLFPLLALGILIAYHFRASFWKRAVLVLSAVPVTVFTNSLRIATVGFLYPVWGAKVAEGFFHDFSGWLIFMVSLAILLAEMWLLSKIFPEAERAAAVIESPALSDGIPIEEKKGAAQGRGWGPPQSVAAVVLLLATLLVFRSVEFREKVPISRPLAEVPLSMGEWIGDRKAMEQIFLDTLKLTDYSIVDYRDPKGKEVNVYVAYNDRQMKGESSHSPDSCLPGSGWVFRDSGTVVLPGTGGGGQPMRVKRALMEKNGVRQLAYYWFPQRGRILTNMFQLKAYAFWDALTRRRTDGALVRLITPVYETEQLPDAETRLRAFTRDLVPVLDEYLPGREVKLSSSTRTNR; this is translated from the coding sequence ATGCCGGCGGATCGGGTATTGATGAGCGGCTGGCTGAACATTCCGGTCTACGGCGTCCTGTTGGGACTGCTGTACCACCAGGCGCTCGTCTACCTCGTCGGCATGTGGCGCAAGGAGGATTTCAACTACGGGTACGTCATCGTCCCCATCGTCCTCTACCTTCTCTGGGAGAAACGGGCCGAACTGAAGCGGTCCCCTTCCGTTCCGTCCTGGCGGGGGCTGATCCCGATCGGGGTGGGGATCTTCCTCTACGAGCTGGGGGAGCTGGGTGGGGAGTTCACGACCCTTTTCCTGTCCCTCTGGCTGATGGTGGTCGGCCTGTGCTGGCTGCATCTGGGTTGGGGGAAACTGAAGGTCATCGCGTTCCCCGTCGCGTACCTGCTGGTGATGTTCCCGCCGCCGAACCTGATCTACGGCAACCTCTCCCTCCGACTGCAGTTGATCTCCTCGCAGGTCGGCGTGGCCATGATCCGGCTGTTCGGCATCACCGCGTACCGCGAAGGGAACGTCATCGACCTGGGCTTTACCCAGCTCCAGGTGGTGGAAGCCTGCTCCGGCCTGCGCTACCTGTTCCCACTTCTTGCGCTCGGGATTCTTATCGCGTACCACTTCCGGGCGTCGTTCTGGAAACGGGCGGTCTTGGTCTTGTCCGCGGTCCCGGTGACGGTGTTCACGAACAGCCTCCGGATCGCCACCGTCGGGTTTCTCTACCCGGTCTGGGGGGCGAAGGTGGCGGAAGGGTTCTTCCACGATTTTTCCGGATGGCTGATCTTCATGGTCAGCCTCGCGATCCTCCTTGCGGAGATGTGGCTGCTGTCCAAGATCTTCCCCGAAGCGGAACGTGCGGCCGCCGTGATCGAGAGCCCCGCGCTGTCGGACGGCATCCCCATCGAGGAGAAGAAGGGCGCTGCGCAGGGGAGGGGATGGGGGCCTCCGCAATCCGTCGCCGCCGTTGTCCTCCTGCTGGCCACGCTGCTCGTCTTCCGGAGCGTGGAGTTCCGCGAGAAGGTGCCGATCAGCCGCCCCCTGGCCGAGGTCCCGTTGTCCATGGGCGAATGGATCGGCGACCGGAAGGCGATGGAACAGATCTTCCTGGACACCTTGAAACTCACCGACTATTCGATCGTCGATTACCGGGATCCCAAGGGGAAAGAGGTCAACGTCTACGTCGCCTACAACGACCGGCAGATGAAGGGGGAGTCGAGCCATTCCCCCGATTCGTGCCTGCCGGGCAGCGGCTGGGTCTTCCGCGATTCCGGGACGGTCGTCCTGCCGGGGACCGGCGGCGGCGGGCAGCCGATGCGGGTGAAGCGGGCCCTGATGGAGAAGAACGGCGTCCGGCAGCTCGCGTATTACTGGTTCCCCCAGCGGGGGCGGATCCTCACGAACATGTTCCAGTTGAAGGCGTACGCCTTCTGGGACGCGCTGACGCGCCGGCGCACCGACGGCGCCCTGGTCCGGCTGATCACGCCTGTGTATGAAACCGAGCAACTTCCCGACGCCGAGACGCGGCTGCGGGCGTTCACAAGGGACCTGGTCCCGGTCCTGGACGAATACCTCCCCGGCCGGGAGGTAAAG
- a CDS encoding DNA-binding protein, with translation MTVPMERVEHRILTIRGHRVILDADLAELYGVKTFHLNEAVKRNRSRFPEDFMFQMTAEEFTALKSQFAISKPGRGGRRINPYVFTEEGVAMLSSVLHSERAVQVNIAIMRAFVRLRELAASHKDVHQRLDEMEQKYDAHFKVVFDAIRALMEPPKIPCRRIGY, from the coding sequence ATGACCGTACCGATGGAACGAGTGGAACACCGGATCCTTACGATTCGCGGACATCGGGTGATATTGGATGCCGACCTGGCCGAACTTTACGGAGTGAAGACGTTCCACCTGAACGAGGCGGTCAAGCGCAATCGTAGCCGATTCCCGGAAGACTTCATGTTTCAGATGACGGCAGAGGAATTCACCGCTTTGAAATCGCAATTTGCGATCTCAAAGCCAGGACGCGGCGGTCGACGAATCAATCCGTACGTTTTCACCGAAGAGGGCGTGGCGATGCTCTCCTCCGTGCTGCACAGTGAAAGGGCAGTTCAGGTCAACATCGCCATCATGCGGGCGTTCGTCCGGCTTCGGGAGTTGGCCGCTTCGCATAAAGACGTTCATCAACGTCTGGATGAGATGGAACAGAAGTATGACGCGCATTTCAAGGTAGTCTTCGACGCCATCCGTGCGCTGATGGAACCGCCGAAGATCCCATGCCGGCGGATCGGGTATTGA